From the Ostrinia nubilalis chromosome 8, ilOstNubi1.1, whole genome shotgun sequence genome, one window contains:
- the LOC135074132 gene encoding putative nuclease HARBI1 produces MNAINAIVHLANNADPARRRKLYRQRSNPFDLRDLNFKIKYRFNKDTVRTIIDLVEDDLVQSARGGGTCPELQVLVAIRCWGRREVQDDAGDLHGLSQPTVSRICARVAHAIANKANSFIKMPITIGEQERISAKFRAIKNFPGVIGAIDCTHIKIKKTGGDMAQYYINRKGYYSLNVQVVCDADLKIMDIVARWRGSTHDSRIFMESNIKQRFEDRQFRGRLIGDSGYPLLPYLFTPILRPSRPEEEAYNNAHISTRNTVERCFGVWKQRFQCLLHGLPVSLQNGKAVIIALAVLHNIAIDMNDTLLEQHMEQVPVTPQLSTENSVHDNRPSLLRRRSQLILQNFINQHF; encoded by the exons atgaatgctataaatgcaattgtgcatttagccaataatgccgacccagcgcgacgtagaaagctctaccgccaacgaagcaacccattcgatttgcgggacctaaattttaaaataaaatataggttcaataaggacacagtgcgcaccatcatagatttggtggaagatgatctggttcagagcgctagaggtggtggcacgtgtcctgaactgcaagttttagtggccataagatgttggggacgtcgtgag gtacaagatgatgctggtgacctccatggcctaagtcagccgacagtgagccggatatgcgccagagtcgcgcatgcaatcgcgaataaggcaaattccttcatcaaaatgcctatcactataggagagcaggaaagaattagtgccaaatttagagcaattaaaaattttcctggggtgataggagccatagattgcacccacattaaaattaaaaaaaccggaggtgacatggcccagtactatattaatagaaaaggctattattccctgaatgttcag gttgtctgtgatgctgacctcaaaataatggatatagtggctagatggcgaggcagtacacatgacagtcgaatttttatggagagcaatataaaacaacgatttgaggataggcagtttagaggacgccttattggcgattcgggctaccctcttctgccatatctatttacacctattttaaggcctagtcgtccagaagaagaagcatacaataatgctcacatctcaactaggaacactgttgaaaggtgttttggggtgtggaagcagcggttccaatgcctactccatggcttaccagtaagcctccaaaatggaaaagctgtgatcatagcattggctgtattacataatatagccattgatatgaatgacacattgttag aacaacatatggagcaggtccctgtaactccgcaactttcgacggagaacagtgttcacgacaaccgaccttcattgttgaggcgtaggtcgcagttgatactacaaaattttataaatcaacatttttga